The nucleotide window GTGCCACATTGTTTTGCCAAAGACTCTGAATCCTCGTGTATTTTAGAATAAGTTTCTATGATTTACCAATTTTCTGAATTCCTATGCTTCCTCAAACCCAAGAGTTTTATAACGTCATAGAATTTGGCATCCAGCAGAGGCATTAATTGGGTTTGTCTCAGCGGGGAGCTTTCCACAGGAACAGTAGGCAGGTTACACACATTCATACGTGCCAAAATATtcaaagtccaaagcacatcaGTGAAAGAACGCAATCAGTGTTGGATGTAGTCCTCACTGACCCACTTAGAGCACACGCTCGGCGCAGACTTATTCACAGACACAAAGGACCGAAGAGGGACATCAGAGTTGCTCCCGTTTCTAAGAATAGAAATTGGGATGAAGAGTGTGGCCGCAGCTGAATTATGCTTCTGCCAAGCGCAGCAGGGATGTGGCCAAATATGTAAAAGATGTTGCATCATTTTGTGTGAGCAGAGAATAACAGCTCTACCAATGAAGAAagcagatgattaaaaaaagacgaTGTAGCTTAATCAGTccatatttttagaattttcttattatttttatactgTTATTgacaattgttattttttaagcaaaatttgtGTCTTGCATGTTTGAATTGGCTTTATTTCTGTTGTGGATACATACCTTTAAGCCTTCGTCGAAACCGACCTAATGGGTGAAAAATAGGCAAACCTGTACAGGACACAGAAGTGACCCAGACAAAATATTACAGTCGTAAATCATTCTTtgagcccctaaagggaaatttttcatgtacatgtttttctttgggTATTCTGTGAGTGGCAGGCCTTAGAGAACACTTAAACATCATGCGAGGGTAAGTAAaggggaagtaggtgagatggaAGTGTGTCTTACAGATTTTCTACGTTTCCAACCCCTCCAAATCCTGCAATTTGTACAAGGAGTTCTGTTACAAAACCATCAGACAGCTGATTCCatatgcagcaggtttattaacacagcTAAAAGTGCACAAATCTAATTAAGGTCAGGCAGGCAAAGTCATCAACGGGCATGGGAGCATCAGAGAGTAACCAGATTGGTCAGGGTCCAAGCaaaggtcagggcaggcggcaaacaagcagTTCAGGTCAGGAGGAAATGCTCAGTATGCAGgctgagtggcacaaacaatacttcgcactgagtgtggTCTGAGCAGTGCTTAAATGTTCTGTGGCTGATTGATAGATGAGACTCTGGTGTGGAGACATCCAGACACTGTGTGCTGGAATTGAGGGAGAttgagtgcagtcagtactctggagttAGATCCAGCTGATTACCACAGGGTGGAAACAGAGCATTGGTTCCTGACAAGTTTGTTGATGCCGTTCACGTGATAAGTGCACACTCGCTTTGTGAAGCCGAAAGTTAGAAATTTGACACTGAAAGTGTAGTTTATGTGGGGAATCCTACAAGCTATCAAAAGACACTTGCACATCAGCTGCACACTTGCGCATTTGCACACAGTCAATAAGAGGCCTGTATTCACACCTTAATAATGACTAGCAAAGGTGAGCACTGATGATctcattcctgcatgttttccaacatgttCTAATTGACTGGACACACCTgtaccaggtaatcagtcatgagtagggcttggatatctggaaatcttGCCGAcacaccagccctcgaggcctggaattgACCACCCCTGATAGAATGAGGTGTAAGTGTACCAGATCACACCATCACTTGTACATCATATATGCTTGCAACTTACAATATAGATACCACACATATGACTACTGTACtctccattttcatgacatcgcTTAAGGTCCCTGTATGAATGTTACAGGAACTGGAAGACGCACCTGTCTTAAGATGTACTTGcccctctctatgaccctccacagaCTCAGACaagccaaaaaagaaacatgcagAACCTGTATGGCTCAACCCCCAGTAGGGATGCATTTGACAAAGGCTTTAGATTCTGCATTTGTACtaagaagaacatttttctgcagGATTTTATGGAAGGCCATGGTCGATGGATCAGAGGAAGGTTCTCTTCCAATGGTAAGTGTGcctatttttcctaaaaaccaAATATTTCTAACATTTAAGCTTTTAGAGTTGTTGGATTCATATTCACACTGTGAGCATACGTTGGGTGGAGGTCATGTCTGCAAACAAAGTCAGTTCAGGATGTATAGACAATAAGCCCTGTGGGATAAGCCCATATTCAAGATTTTTATCTGAGCGccaaactaaaaagaaaaaaaaaattacggaTGCAGACTGACTTCTGAAGTAGGGAAGGCTCAATCTCAGAGCTGAGGTTCAGCCATGGGTGACCACTTGAAGGGaagcaaacattatttttggcAGGTCAAAGGATAAGAAGTGGGGGACTGAAGTGGAATTTGATTTAGGATCTAAGAATTATGTGTATGCTGAAACATTATCATAttacaaatatgtttaaagaGAATTTAGTCTTCTTTTGACATTTAGTTAGCATCTTCCTGTAGACCATTGGTTCACAGTTTAAAGACCACTTTGGTAACAGAAAAGACTGTCAGGGTAAAATCTTTGCAAATATACTGatgcaacaataaaacacaaaaagattaaaaacaaatagcaTTGATGTAAAACTATCATTAGAAACTAAGAAAGCTGAAATATGGAATGATGTGTTCTAACTTCTGTGCCGGGGATTTCAATCTCACTATAACAAGAGACAAGACCATCAAAACAACACTAACCGTGGTTCTAACTCATAATGAGCAATTGAGATTTCTGGCTTTTGATTGGGATCATAAGTGGCTATCAAATTAGCATCTGaagtttttgtctgcttcacTGTAAAAGTATGACATATATTGTACCATGATCTGGGTGAATGCCaaattctgattttgttttaggatatggattaaaaagtgataatgaaTGTCTAAAAAGGAAGTTCAGGTTACATAGTTCAAATGTTCAGTATCACTGCACTGGCCTAAAAGCCAGTTGGTATTCCatttattaacatgttttaagctaacaaaacaaaaacaaaaaagaatacatttttccaTAGTTGATCACAACAGCAAGACGGTGGAAAACATGAGGGATTTTATATCGTCTTGCTTGGCGAGTTTGATAATTGTGTTTCCTCATCggccattcatttctgataatgcacacctcgtCGGGCATTATACCTGACTATCATGCTTATTTACAACACTACCTGTAAGTCCTTTAGGCATGCATTTTTAGAGGTGCATATGacttacaaaaatgttcaaaaagtgCCAGACTTACTGGCAGAAAATGACTAAAACCACTTAGGAGAGAACccaaaaacaattgaaaaatgtctaaagtaaggtaaaaaaaaaaaaatttgaagggaaaaaattaatagcatagagtcaaaaatgtaatgaaaaaaaaaaagaaagtgattaAAACGGCTGCTTCAGACTCTTATTATGGATGTATACATTACAAAGTCCACCACATCTTTGATGGTCACCTACTTAAAGTTGGCGTTTAGATTTCACGTCTTACCAGACTACAACATTACTTATAGATGTGAATcctctgtaaaacaaaaattatatttacagGGTGTTCATTTAATCTATTATCTAAAGATACTCCAACATCCACCTTTTTTTTATCACCTATtcattaaaacctttaaaatttttgtcacaaaacacCATATCTCCTAACTGTCACCTCCGTTGTAAGTTGATTCCTTGTTGGGTAGGCtacattttcattagttttctcttttctgaCAATAAGCAACTGTCACTTTCATTATGACTCAGCTTCCAGCTCCATAAAAAGCTTACAAAGTGACATTTAAGAAAACGTGTAGTCATGGGAAATAAGGCATGAACAGAACAACAGAGTGACTGCGTAGTTTCTATCTCCCTCAGAACAGTAGAAGTTTTCCTTTTATCACCTTCTATTCAGTTTTATCTTCTAACTGctaaaatccaatttaaaatatttacagaaacgTCTGAAACAATGATGAATAAGCACCGACTTCTTCTCTGAAGGACCAACTGGGAGTGATTAGACTTCCAAACCATAGCAGCATGTAAATGTGTGGGCTCCTGcgaaacaagttttttttgagACTCCAGTGTGGGTTGAGAGTACAATTCATATGCTAAGTGTTGCATAAGTTTGGCAGctgtgattgtgtttttaaggtgGGTTGGAGCTTTGTGGAGGAAACTAACATTCCATCTGTCCGAAAAATGTTGCTTTCCGAAGAGGACAAGAAAAGACCTGATTAGAATCCTAAGCCTGTTCATGGTTGTAGACGTGTGCATGAATGGCCTCCGATCCAGTTCCCGTTTCTCTCCGACTACTATGCTGTATTTATAATTCAGGAGCTCATTTCCTGTAACTGAGGGGGCTTTGGAGTCTTGGGATCAATACTGTGTATCTATTTTCTCTCAGCTTGTTGTGCTTCTGGTTTCTGATTCCTCGGCTCATCCCTTCTTGCTCATCTTATCTCTCTCTAAACCCTAATTTGACAAGGACAAAGTTATGGCTTCAAAGCACATTAAAGAGTAATGAACCAATTTTTAATTACGGCCTAAAACACCTATTGTCTCAGTAGGTTAATCCTGTTTCATCAAGTAATTTCTAGGCCTCCTTTTACCATTTGCGggcagttttacatttttagctttgGGCCAAAAACTGACTTGGACCCTGATTCTGGTAACTTGTCTTGTGTTTTATCAACTCCCAAcatgtttcatttctgttagGATGCAGCTGTGGGGACTGAACACCTACCTGTATGGTCCAAAAGATGACCTGAAACATCGACTGCTGTGGAGAGAAGTCTATTCTCCAGAAGAGGAAggttgtccttttttttaaacagccaAACCATTATTGTATGTGCATACATGTTAAGTAGTCAAAAACAAACTAGTGTGTAAAAAATATCTAGAATCTATTGGAAAAGGCTTGTTCAAGTAAGATTCTTGTGTGGTGCATAGATCCTAgattcagcagttttttttttaaataagactgcttttatgattttatttgtaaaattttctaatttgagcaaaaatatttgCTCCAGTACTCACCAATGTTCATGAGCTCTGAGTCATGACCGAAAAAACGATGTCCCAAGTACAAGTGGccaaaatgagcttcctctgtaGGGTTGCTGGACGCTCTCTTAGAGTCATCCGGAGGGAGCTCCttcacattgagaggagccagttgagatgGTTTGGGCATgtggtctggatgcctcctggacacctccctggggaggtgttcctgACATGTCCTGctgggcagaggccccggggaagacccaggagaCACTATAGAGATTAcgtctcttggctggcctgaGAATGCTTCAGCCGATGGAGGAAGTAACCATGGGGGAAGTctgagcatctttgcttagatgTCCCGACTGGCATcacatccatgccaaattttATGCTTGTACTACAAAATGCACAATCATTCTAAATCAGACTCTACTATTACTCATATCCTACAATGCTCATGAATGTGTTTGTTACTAAATTACCAGTAAATTAAGCTGCTTTTTAGAGAGGTGTGAAGACATCTTGTCTAAATCTAAAGGCTACTTGACAGAAAGAATAACAAACTAATGTGTTGAAGTAATTTAACTAgacgtttattttattttattttttttaatgcatttcatCAATGTTCTCCATTCGACCTTCTTTCTCTTTCCTGCAGGTCAGTTGCGCACTCTCATCGTGGAGGCCCAGTCCAGAGGCCTGCAGTTTGTTTATGCACTCTCTCCCGGTCAGGACATTGTCTTTTCCTCATCCTGTGACTTAGCTTTACTCAAACGTAAACTTAGACAGGTGTGGTATTTATTTTCGATGTACTTATCACACAACCCTTTCTTGAGCTCCATTTAAAGCTATCTTCCTTATCTCAGGTAGCAGACCTTGGCTGCCAGGCGTTTGCGATCCTCTTCGATGACATCGATGCCTCCATGTGTCAGGCTGACAGCGAGGCCTTCGCCTCATTTGCCCATGCTCAGGTCACAGTTACCAATGAGGTTTACCGGTTCCTTGGGGAACCACCAGTCTTCCTTTTCTGTCCTACAGGTAAGGTTTAAGTCAAAACATGACATGATTCAATCAGGCTGGTTTTTCTGCATGCAATGGTATTTTCTGCTTCTCTCTCCCTCTCTAGAGTACTGCAGTTCTCTGTGCTCCCCAAGTGTGTCCAAGTCTCCCTATCTGCAAACAATTGGAGAAGACCTACTGCCGGATATTAGCGTAATATGGACGGGTAGATGtcaaaaacttaaagtttaacCTCTTAAGAATACATGTGTGGACATCACATGTTGGGTTGTATTACTGCAGTAGTTATTTATGCTTAAGTAGGACCCTGTGACTACATAGGTAAAGGGTTAGCTCTGTTTGGTATCAGCAATTTTCATGCACAATCACACATAtgctaaaatacaaataagCCTTCAGAGAAATTCTTACTCCTCCACAAACCAAAAATGATTAATGTGCACATCCACCCACACGCCTACAGAGAAATGCACATCCCATTGCTCTCTTCGTTTGAGCTAATGCCTACaaatgtgtggcatttttccgcATTTCTGCATCAGGAGCTTCAGTGATTGTGTTCAGCTCTCTAGGGCTCAATGATTTTTAGTATTCCAGCTGTTTCTAAGCCGAGAAAGGCTTTCTGAAagcatttctgagctgagaaaTCCAGGTGTCTGATATGTGAAGCATTCAATGAACCAAACTGAgatgctagattttttttttaactattaacaGTTATTTCTGGTGCAGATTCCAGTTTGAATTCTCAAACTGTGAGGTTTTCCCATTCTCACTCCACAGGTAGCAAGGTCATCTCCAGGAAACTGTCAGTAGACGGCCTCGCTGAGGTGGAGTCTGTCCTTCAGCGCCCCCCGCTCATCTGGGACAACCTGCACGCCAACGACTATGACTCCAGACGTCTCTTCTTGGGGCCTTTCAAGGGCCGGGAGCCTGAACTCAGAAGCCATTTGAGAGGCCTGCTTCTTAATCCAAACTGCGAGTTTGAAGCCAATTACATCCCACTGCACACTCTGGGAAGCTGGCTTAGAGCAGGGAAGGAGGAAACAAAAGGTGAGGGGTTTGGTTTACTTATATTATGTGTACTGTATAACACCTCTATATGCTTGTAGgtccttaaatattttatgagaTCGTGTTGAAGCTCTGGTTAAGGATTGGGATataaatgcaagaaaaatattgatattattAGATCGAAGAACCCTTTGTGTTCATGTCTGTTGTTTAGACTTGTAACAGAGAGTGATATGTTTTTTCTAAGATGCTCTGTGATGTTGCTTGTGATGCAGATGAGGAGTTTGAATACTGTCCTGATAGAGCTCTAACTGCTGCTCTGCACGACTGGATGGAAGAACTCAACCAACCTCTACTAGCAGGTACCAACATCATAAAAAATGGGGACTGGTGCCTTTTGCATATTAAGAAACTCCTTAGCTATTGCCTTCTCATAACTCTGTCGACTTCTTGATTAAAGGTCGGCAGAACATAAGGACGGACCAGCGTGGCTATGTCCAAACGTCACGCTGCAAAACTTCTGACCGCTCCGAGCGTCCATCTACATTCATAGGGACTTCCGCTGTGGCCAAACTTCCAGTCTTCCCACTGAATTCCTGCTCCCCTCCCTCCTCGCCCACTTTAGAGGAAAGGGAAAGACAAGTGGGGGAGAAGACGAGATTGAGCCATTTAAGTCAACAGCCTCTTGGATCTAGGCCTGGACCACTCCCAAGTGGAGGGCAGGGGCAGAAGGCTCAGAGTCGGGGAATGTGCGGCGGAAAGGGTTTACTCAGTGAATCACAGGTTCGGCTGATGGTTGGTTTACATTACCTTCCCCATGAGCACGGCCCGTCGGCTCAGAAACTTCTGCAGGATCTTACTTGGCTGAGGACAAACTGCCACCTGGTCAGTACCAACGGCAAGAAGGCACAACCGCAGAAGGTCaggaaaacatttacatttatttcaatggCGAAGTTTGTAGTAGAGCTCACAATACTCTATGATACTGTCAGGTGGAAGAGTGGCATGGACGGGCTTCCAGGTTCCTGTCTCTGTGTGAAGACATAGCACAGCTCCACTGCAGCGTGGTGGGCGGGGCAAACAGGGCTGTCCTCTATGACCTTTACCCTTATGTGTGGGACCTCAGAAACACTGCTCTGGTGGCAAAGGCCTTTGTATGCTGGCTAGGTAAGGACACAGTAAACCCACTAACCATTTTTAGCAATTGTGTGTTTACTCTTGCAAATCTTTATGAGCTTACATGCTTTTTCGGCTGGTTTTCTCAGACCAGTACAGAAGTAAATCTTAGCAAGCTTTTTGACCTTATTTAAGTTCCAACTAATTGTAATTTATCAAATAGAAGAGCCAGCGATGGCGTCATTGATCACACAGTTAAATGGTGGCCATTTCTTGAAAATTAACAGCTGTCAGCTGTGCTGCTAAGTGATGTAAATTTTAGGGCCACTGTTGTTCTAGAGACACTTTATACCGATAATAGAcattgtcttgaagttgagttaTGACAACTGGACTTGTCTGTTGAAAACATGGATTGAGACActattttaaccatttttattaCTATGTTAGAtatattttctgtgtttgtgctcTTGCTCTGGCAATTGATTTGGTTAGCATATAGCCTTTTTTGCTTGACGCTGTGATCCAGGTTATCAGCAGCAAATAGGGCAATGACACACTGACTGTATTAAATGTATATACGTCTTTGACAAAGGCTTTTGCATACTTTCCTCAGATGGACGAGTGCAGAGTGATAGCTCTGCTCTTGGCTCCTGGAAGAACTGCTTTCACTGTGAGTGagcataaataattttatataataGTAATAAAAGTTGCAggcattatttctttttaattgatcCTTCTAACTGTGTTTAAAACAGCTGTGCttccaatatttaaaaaaatgcatgaagtgTTTCAGCACTggtataaatgttttaattaccTCCTTCATGTTTGGTTTTCTGCAGTCTTATAGCTAGATTTTCACTGTACAAAATTCTTGTCTATGGCAGGGTGTGGGAAAACTACAGGAGCAGACTTAATGGGCGGAGACTCTGAGCCGTGGGTGTTTAAAGGGGGCTTGTCCGGGGATGTGCAGGTATTTAACATGCTCATTTTGGTAAAACCTGTTTTTCTGCCGTGTTAAAAGCATGTATTTTTGCCTTGGCAACcaaaattctttaaataaaatataatgttttgtgtgtgtgctttacAGATGCTTCTCCCAATTGGCAGTTGCAATGAACTCTTTACTCATCCTCCGCCTCTCTTCCCTACCTCTCGTCTTTACAATGTCAGGCCATACCACAGCAAAgacaaggttaaaaaaaattcctacCCCTAAGCACTAGCAAGGTTATTGTTTGTTAAGATTGTCAAGAGCTCAAATCGTATCCAGCATTGTTTATTGTGAGATTTTTGTACTGCAGATGCTCATAAACCCCTTTTTGGAAGTCAAAAGTCTATTTTAAAGTCAAGTTGGAAGTCTTTGGTCAGATACCAGGCTGTTTTTGAATCAAGTCTCAGGTCTTGGTTTTAAAGTCAAGTCTAAgttctttattttcaaattaagtctctagtctttgtttttgaattaaGTCTCtagtctttgtttttgagtcAAGTCTCAATGTCTTTGCTTTGgatcaagtctcaagtcttgtGTTTGGAttaagtctcaagtctttagTTTCAAGttaagtctcaagtctttgttttttgatcATGTCTCAAGTCTTTGGTttcaagtcaagtctcaagtatTTGGTTTTGAAGTCAATTCTCAAGTCTTTGTATTTGAATTAAGTCTCCAGTCGTCCTGTCtgagtcaagtctcaagtctttgtttttaagtcaAGTCCCAAGACTTTTTTTGAATCAAGTTCCCAAGCCTTTGGTCATATGTCCATGAAAATcataacatttttgttcaagGAAGAAGTGTGACTAACATGTTAAGGAATTTGGTTCTTATGTTTCATGTTTGTCATTCCGTGTCAATTTTTATGCAGATTTCGTTGTTCATTTGTCAGCTGTCTTCTCAGACATTTTGCagtatttagatattttttaacagaagttCTGGCAATAGGTAGAGGGGCTTTCTAGTGACCTAATTGACaaaattttcattgttttggtttgtaaTCTTGCAATGAGAAAGACAAagagtaaatgtttgcattcgCAGGTGGAGTTGTACCGTATGGTCCGTCAGTTACATCTAAGAACTCAGGGGGGCCAAGAGTCCAGCATAGCTCACCCAGATGTCATAGGAGACAGGTTTGTCAACATATGAATTTATggagaaaaatgattttttattgtaCACTGCTCTTGACAAACTTGATGTGTtaagggttaaagaaaagtaTCTATTTTTCTTCCTAGATGTCTTGGCCCATGCTTGGCGTTAAGCCCCGAGTACAGCTTCATCCTTGAAGATGAGTTAGGTGTTTGTGGCTGCGTGTTGGGCATTTTAGATGTTCGCAGCTTTGCCAAGAGGTGCCAGGCCAGTTGGATACCCGCAATGAGGGACAAATACCCTCCCAAAGGGAACAGCACACACCCAAACACACAGGTGAGTAAAGTGGTGGATAGTTTTCACTCAGGCAGTGCTTTTCTATTGATTCAAGAAGATTGGGCTATCTAGGAACCAAACCTTCAACCAAATC belongs to Oryzias melastigma strain HK-1 linkage group LG18, ASM292280v2, whole genome shotgun sequence and includes:
- the si:dkey-183c6.8 gene encoding protein O-GlcNAcase; this translates as MEEKRRFLCGVVEGFYGRPWSMDQRKVLFQWMQLWGLNTYLYGPKDDLKHRLLWREVYSPEEEGQLRTLIVEAQSRGLQFVYALSPGQDIVFSSSCDLALLKRKLRQVADLGCQAFAILFDDIDASMCQADSEAFASFAHAQVTVTNEVYRFLGEPPVFLFCPTEYCSSLCSPSVSKSPYLQTIGEDLLPDISVIWTGSKVISRKLSVDGLAEVESVLQRPPLIWDNLHANDYDSRRLFLGPFKGREPELRSHLRGLLLNPNCEFEANYIPLHTLGSWLRAGKEETKDEEFEYCPDRALTAALHDWMEELNQPLLAGRQNIRTDQRGYVQTSRCKTSDRSERPSTFIGTSAVAKLPVFPLNSCSPPSSPTLEERERQVGEKTRLSHLSQQPLGSRPGPLPSGGQGQKAQSRGMCGGKGLLSESQVRLMVGLHYLPHEHGPSAQKLLQDLTWLRTNCHLVSTNGKKAQPQKVEEWHGRASRFLSLCEDIAQLHCSVVGGANRAVLYDLYPYVWDLRNTALVAKAFVCWLDGRVQSDSSALGSWKNCFHWCGKTTGADLMGGDSEPWVFKGGLSGDVQMLLPIGSCNELFTHPPPLFPTSRLYNVRPYHSKDKVELYRMVRQLHLRTQGGQESSIAHPDVIGDRCLGPCLALSPEYSFILEDELGVCGCVLGILDVRSFAKRCQASWIPAMRDKYPPKGNSTHPNTQDLIRLIEEDQGEYPDSLLHHFPSQVRLDALPELVDVSVSRTLLTALLTALKANGSQGVFCEVQPTDRQRLEFLTKLGFLEILRGEARSREGVVLGRLL